The Ciconia boyciana chromosome 26, ASM3463844v1, whole genome shotgun sequence nucleotide sequence agtatcctcccttcccccagtatccccactcccccagtatccccactcccccagtatccccactccccagcatccccacttccccccagtatccccactcccccagtatccccactccccagcatccccacccccagtatccccactcccccagtatccccactcccccagcatccccactccCCAgtatcctcccttcccccagcatccccactcccccagcatccccactcccccagtatccccactccccccagcatccccactcccccagtatcctcccttcccccagtatccccactcccccagtatccccactcccccagcatccccactcccccagtatcctcccttccccagcatccccactccccagcatccccactcccccagtatccccactcccccagtatccccactcccccagcatcctcccttcccccagtatcctcccttcccccagtatccccactcccccagcatccccactcccccagtatcctcccttcccccagcatccccactccccagtatccccactccccagcatccccactcccccagtatcctcccttcccccagcatccccactccCCAGTATCCCCACTCCCCAgtatcctcccttcccccagcatccccactcccccagcatccccactcccccagtatcctcccttccccagcatccccactcccccagcatTCCCCACTCCCCAgtatcctcccttcccccagcatccccactccCCAGTATCCCCACTCCAGTATCCCCATTCCCCAgtatcctcccttcccccagcatccccactccccagtatccccactcccccagtatccccatccccagtatccccactcccccagcatcctcccttcccccagcatccccactcccccagtatccccactccccagcatccccactccCCAGTATCCTCCCCAGCAAGCCGGGGTGCTGGCCGGGTGGCCAGGACGAAGTTCCTCCCCCGGGGGCAGCCGCTTTGTGCCCCCCATTTGCGAAGCCCCTTCCCAGCACTCCCAGTGCCCCGCACTGGGCTCGCTGGGGCTGAGCGGGTGTCCCCAGCTGCCACCCCTTGCTCGGGGACTGCGTCTGTCgcccgggctgggccgggctcTTCTGCAACGAGAGTTGCCCCCGGGTCCTTCGGGGccgcctgcctgcagccctgcctctgcctgcacgGGGGGGCCTGCGACGGGACCACCGGCCTCTGCCGCTGCCCCCCCGGCTACACGGtgcgggggcgcggggggcggggggtgggggtcctggggcaggtcgggggtgggggagatctcggggcgggggggctgggtggtctggggtgggggagtggggggctgggtggttttgggggcAGAGTGGGGggctgggtggtggtgggggcgATTGTGGGGGTCTGGGTGGTTCTGGGGGAGTGTGGGGTCTGGGTGGTCCTGGGGGCAATTGTGGGGGTCTGGGtggtcctggggaggggagagtgGGGGTCTGGGTAGTTCTGGGGGAGCGTGGGGTCTGGGTGGTCCTGGGGGGTGGGAGTGGTGGGGGTCTGGGTCGTCCTGGGGGGCGATTGTGGGGTCTGGGTGGTCCTGGGGGGGAGTGGTGGGGGTCTGGGTGGTCCTGGAGGGCGATTGTGGGGTCTGGGTGGTCCTGGGGGGTGTGGGGTCTGGGTGGTCCTGGGGGCAATTGTGGGGGTCTGGGtggtcctggggaggggagagtgGGGGTCTGGGTAGTTCTGGGGGAGCGTGGGGTCTGGGTGGTTCTGGGGGGAGTGGTGGGGGTCTGGGTCGTCCTGGGGGGCGATTGTGGGGGTCTGGGtggtcctggggaggggagagtgGGGGTCTGGGTGGTCCTGGAGGGCGATTGTGGGGTCTGGGTAGTCCTGGGGGGAGTGTGGGGTCTGGGTGGTCCTGGGGGGCAATTGTGGGGTCTGGGtggtcctggggaggggagaatgGGGGTCTGGGCATCCCTAGGGGAGAGTGGTGAGGGTCTGGGTGGTTCTGGGGAGGAGTCGGGGTCTGGGTGGTCCTGGGGGCAATTGTGGGGTCTGGGTGGTCCTGGGGCAGGACTGGGGGGTCTGGGCATCCCTAGGGGAGAGTGGGGTCTGGGTGGTCCTGGGGGAGCCTGGGGGCTGGGCATCCCTGGGGGGAACACAGGGCTCTGGGCATCCTTGGGGATGGCTCGGGGGCTCTTGTTATCTGTGGGGGCAGTTTCGGGGTCTGGGCATCCCTTGGTGGGGGGGGTCATGGGCGTGTGGGCATCCCTGGGGGCAGCTTGGGGTCCAGGCAACCTCGGGGTTCCcatgggggttttggggtcccccactCTCCCTCCAGCACCAGGATGCCAAGAGGAGGGCCAGGGGGTTCCCCAGGCTTCTGGGTcctttccccagccctgggtgggggtcccggctGCCCTGAGGTCttcacccccccacacaccccccccaggACGAGCACTGctcctccctgtgcccccccgaCACCTTCGGGGTGAACTGCTCGGGgcgctgctcctgccagcacgCCCTCGCCTGCTCCCCCCTCGATGGCTCCTGCCTCTGCAAGGAAGGTGGGTGAACGCCccgggtggggtgggggggtccccatccccgtgcccACCCCCGCCATCCCCCGTATCCCGCAGGCTGGCACGGACCCAACTGCTCGACGCCGTGTCCCGCCGGCGCTTGGGGTCCCGGCTGCAACCGGAGCTGTGAGTGCGCCCATGGGGCTGCCTGTGACCCCCAGAGCGGGACCTGCCGCTGCTCGCCGGGCTGGCAGGgcccccgctgcctgcagccctgcccggTGAGTCCTGCCGGCTGTGCCCGTGCTGCCTGCGCCGGGGTTCGGTGCCACCGTCCCCAGCGCTGACCCCCTGACCTGTCCCCCGTACCCCAGAACGGGACGTTCGGGGTGGGCTGCGGGCAGCGGTGCGACTGCGCCCACGCCGATGGTTGCGATCCGGTGACGGGAGAGTGCCGCTGCCTGCCCGGCTGGACAGGTaagggcggggagggggggggatcCAGGGACGGGACGGACCCCGCTGCCCTCGCAGCCTTTGGCCTTCATCGCTCATCCTCCTCGCAGGGCCGCAGTGCAAGCAGGGCTGCCCCCACGGCTtctggggccggggctgccgcacGCCCTGCTCCTGCCGCAACGGGGCTGCCTGCTCGCCCCTGGACGggtcctgctcctgcaccccagGGTACCGTGGCCCCAACTGCCAGCGCCGTgagtgccccccaccccccccaaaaaaaaaaatcacacgtTGCTCCTAACCCACCCTCCCCGACCCCTGGGCTGAGACCGGGCGCGCTCGTCTCACCCCAGCCTGCCCACCCGGCCGCTACGGCAAGCGCTGCTCCCTGAGCTGCTCCTGCGCCAACGGCTCCTCCTGCCACCCCGCCAACGGCTCCTGCCTCTGCGCCCCGGGCTGGCGTGGGCCCCGCTGCTCCCAGCGTGAGTGGGGGGCcacggggggccggggggcagcgtGGGGAGTGGGGGTGACCCCATCCCTctcgccccctcccctcccctccccagcctgcgcCCCCGGCTCCTGGGGGGACGCCTGCGCCGAGCCCTGCCTGTGCCGCCACGGGGGGACGTGCCACCCCGCCGAGGGGACCTGCCGCTGCCCGGCCGGCTGGACGGGGCCACGCTGCGGAGAAGGTAGGGCCCGGCACGGggacccccctgtccccccccgggGGTCTGCGCCCCCCGGATCCAGcctgggggctcgggggggcaggagagagagagaactgccCAGGGCCATATGGGTTACCCCTACCCAGCTCCGTCCTGGGCAGTATGGAGCTACATGGTCCCAGTATGGAGCTATATGGTCCCAGGCACTATGGGGCTGTATAGTCCCAGTACGGGGCTATGGAGTCCTGGGCACCATGGGGCTATATGGTCCCAGTATGGAGCTATACAGTCCTGGGCACTATGGGGCTATATGGTCCCACTATGGAACTATACAGTCCTGGGCACTATGGGGCTATATGGTCCCACTATGGAACTATACAGTCCTGGGCGCTATGGGGCTATATGGTCCCACTATGGAGCTATACAGTCCTGGGCACTATGGGGCTATATGGTCCCAGTATGGAGCTATACAGTCCTGGGCGCTATGGGGCTATATGGTCCCAGTATGGAGCTATACAGTCCTGGGCGCTATGGGGCTATATGGTCCCACTATGGAGCTATACAGTCCTGGGCACTATGGGGCTATATGGTCCCAGTATGGAGCTATACAGTCCTGGGTGCTATGGGGCTATATGGTCCCACTATGGAGCTATACAGTCCTGGGCACTATGGGGCTATATGGTCCCACTATGGAGCTATACAGTCCTGGGCACTATGGGGCTATATGGTCCCACTATGGAGCTATACAGTCCTGGGCACTATGGGGCTATATGGTCCCACTATGGAGCTATACAGTCTTGGGCACTATGGAGCTATATGGTCCCGCTATGGAACTATACAGTCCTGGGCACTATGGAGCTATATGGTCCCACTATAGAGCTATACAGTCCTGGGCACTATGGGGCTATATGGTCCCAGTATGGAGCTATACAGTCCTGGGCGCTATGGGGCTATATGGTCCCACTATGGAGCTATACAGTCCTGGGCACTATGGGGCTATATGGTCCCAGTATGGAGCTATACAGTCCTGGGCACTATGGGGCTATATGGTCCCAGTATGGAGCTATACGGTCCTGGTATGGAGCTATACAGTCCGAGGCAGTATAGAGCTGTATTGTTCCAGTATGGAGCTATATGGTCCCAGGCAGTATGGAGCTCTATGGTCCCAGTATGGAGCCATACAGTCCCGGGCAGTACGGAGCTGTATGGCCCCCGTATGGAGCCATACGGTCCCGGGCAGTACGGAGCTGTATGGCCCCCGTATGGAGCCATACGGTCCCGGGCAGTATGGCTCtggctcccccaccccctgtgcccccagcctgtccccccGGGACCTTCGGGCTCCAGTGTGACCAGCTCTGCCGCTGTCCCCACAACGCCACCTGCCACCCCGCCAGCGGGGCGTGCCCCTGCGCCCCGGGCAGGATCGGGCCCCACTGTGAGGCCGGTGAGTGGGCGCGGAGCGGGGGGGCCCCACCGGGGTCCCTGCCCCCCCCTAAGgaccctgtccccccccccctcaccccatagggacccccgAGCAGCCCTACACCGTCCTGCCGGCCCCCCCCGCAGCCTacagctccctggggctggtgctCAGCATGGTGGCCCTGGTGGCGTTGCTGGTGGCCGTGGTGGCCGTGGCCCTGTGTTACCATCACCggcagaagggaaaggagagccGGCACCTGGCCGTGGCCTACACGGCGGGACAGACGGACACCTCCGACTACGTGGTGCCAGGTGAGCCTGGCGGCAGGGACGCGGCCCCGGTGGCCCCGCTGGCCGGGCTGACGCCTGTCCCCCCAGATGTGCCACCGAGCCACCACGCGCACTACTACTCCAACCCCAGCTACCACACGCTGTCCCAGTGCGTGCCGCCGGCCACCGGCCCCAGCGCCCAGGACAGAGCCAGCTCCCTCAAGGTACGGCGTGGCGCGGCACGGTGCAGCGTGGCACGGTGTTGCATAATGCGCCGTGGTGCACGCAGCACGGCGTTGCGCGGCGCAGCACGGTGTTGCACGGTGCACCTTGGTGCAGCACGGTACAGCACGGTGTTGCACGGTGCACCGTAGCGTTGCGCGGTGCAGCACGGTGTTGCATGGTACCTCATGGTGTTGCACGGTGCACCGTAGCAGTGCATGGTGCAGCATGGTGTTGCACGGTACAGCATGGTGTTGCACGGTGCACCGTAGCATTACACAGTGTGGCACGGCATTGCACGGTGCAGCACGGTGTTGCATGGTGCGCCATAGCGTTGTGCGGTGCAGCACGGTGTTGCACGGTGCACCGTAGTGTTGCGCGGTGTGGCACGGCGTTGCACGGTGCAGCATGGTGTTGCATGGTGCAGCACGGTCTTGCACGGTGcactgtagcattgcatggtGCAGCACGGTGTTGCACCATAGTGTTGCGCGGTGCAACATGGTGTTGCATGGTGCAGCACAGTGTTGCATGGTGCACCATGGCGTTGCATGGTGCAGCATGGTGTTGCACGGTGCACCGTAGCGTTGCGTGGTGTGGCATGGCGTTGCACGGTGCAGCATGGTGTTGCACGGTGCACTGTAGCATTGCACAGTGCAGCACAGTGTTGCATGGTGCAGCACGGTGTTGCATGGTACAGCATGGTGTTGCACGGTGCACCATAGCATTGCGCGGTGTGGCACGGTGTTGCACGGTGCAGCACGGTCTTGCACGGTGCACTGTAGCGTTGCATGGTGCAGCACAGTGTTGCATGGTGCAGCTCGGTGTTGCATGCTGCACCATAGCGTTGCGTGGTGCAGCACGGTGTTGCATGGTGCAGCATGGTGTTGCACAGTGCACCATAGCATTGCGCGGTGCAGCACGGTGTTGCATGGTGCAGCACGGTGTTGCATGGTGCGCCATAGCGTTGCATGGTGCAGCACGGTGTTGCATGGTGCAGCACGGTGTTGCACCATAGTGTTGTGCGGTGCAGCACGATGTTGCATGGTGCAGCACAGTGTTGCACGGTGCACCATGGCGTTGCATGGTGCAGCACGATGTTGCACGGTACAGCATGGTGTTGCATGGTGCAGCACGGTGTTGCGCGGTGCACCGTAGCGTTGCGCGGTGTGGCATGGCGTTGCAAGGTGCAGCATGGTGTTGCATGGTGCAGCACGGCGTTGCACGGTGCAGCATGGTGTTGCATGGTGCAGCACAGTGTTGCGCGGTGCACCGTAGTGTTGTGTGGTGTGGCATGGTGTTGCACGGTGCAGCATGGCGTTGCATGGTGCAGCACGGTGTTGCGCGGTACAGCATGGCGTTGCATGGTGCAGCACGGTGTTGCATGGTACAGCATGGTGTTGCATGGTGCAGCACGGTGTTGCGCGGTGCAGCATGGCGTTGCATGGTGCAGCACGGTGTTGCGCGGTACAGCATGGCGTTGCATGGTGCAGCCCGGTGTTGCACGGTGCACCGTAGCGTTGTGCGGTGCGGCACGGCGTTGCACGGTGCAGCATGGTCTTGCACGGTGCAGCACGGTGTTGCATGGTACAGCATGGTGTTGCACAGTGCACCATAGCATTGCGCGGTGCAGCACGGTGTTGCACGGTGCACCATAGCGTTGCATGGTGCAGCACGGTGTTGCATGGTGCAGCATGGTGTTGCACCATAGTGTTGTGCGGTGCAGCACGATGTTGCATGGTGCAGCACAGTGTTGCACGGTGCACCATGGCGTTGCATGGTGCAGCACGATGTTGCACGGTGCACCGTAGCGTTGTGCGGTGTGGCATGGTGTTGCACGGTGCAGCATGGTGTTGCGCAGTGCACCGTAGCGTTGCACTGTGTGGTATGGCGTTGCACGGTGCAGCATGGTGTTGCATGGTGCAGCACGGCGTTGCACGGTGCAGCATGGTGTTGCATGGTGCAGCACAGTGTTGCGCGGTGCACCGTAGCGTTGTGCGGTGTGGCATGGTGTTGCACGGTGCAGCATGGTGTTGCATGGTGCAGCACGGCGTTGCAAGGTGCAGCATGGCGTTGCATGGTGCAGCACGGTGTTGCGCGGTGCAGCATGGCGTTGCATGGTGCAGCCCGGTGTTGCGCGGTACACCGTAGCGTTGCGCGGTGCGGCACGGCGTTGCGCAGTGCAgcgtggcacggcacggccTGGCACGGCACCGCGGCCGGGAGCCTCGTGGCCAATCCATCCCCTGTTTGGGCTCCAGGTGCCCGGCACCCAGCTCTTCCCCGGCACGGAGAGACCCTACGGCCCCGATGGCAACGCCACGCTGCCCCCCGACTGGAAGCACCTCGGGGCACCCGCCCTGAGCCCCAGAGGTaaggggggggtgagggggggcaGCTCTCGGGGAGCCGGCGGGGACCTTGGCCAGAGCCGaggggacacctgggtcccctccctgcTTAGGAGCTGCCGGGAAGGTGCTGGGGCGGGTTGGGTGAAGCACCTTCgtgctgggggggcggggggaaggaaggggggacaccTCCAACCTGCCCCCTTGCAGGGGGCAGCTGGACCGGAGCtacagctgcagcctggggacgTACCACGGCAAAGGtatggggtgggatggggaggggaccGGGTGGGGTGGGGTGCGGAAAGGACAGGGAcggggtggggatgggatggggaagagacaGGGGTGGtgtggggaagggctggggatgggagagggctggaatgggatggggatgggatggggaagagacaGGGATGGTgtgggggagggctggggatgggagagggctggaatggggtggggatgggatggggaagagacaGGGATGGtgtggggaagggctggggatgggagagggctggaatggggtggggatgggatgggaaaagggtggggaagggatgggaatGGGATGGGAATAGGATGGGGAAGagacagggatgggatggggatgggcaGGGCTGGATTGAggtggggatgggaggggaaaaggatggggatgggattgggatggggtggggaagggatgggaatGGGATGGGAATAaaatggggatgggatggggaagcAACAGGGATGGAATGGGACGGGGAAAGGACTGGGAtgagatggggatgggatgggcaaGATATAGGGATGGTGTGGGGAAGGactggggctgggacagggctggaatggggtggggaagggatgggcAAGATATAGGGATGGTGTGGGGAAGGACTGGGGCTGGGACGGGGCTGGaatggggtggggaagggatgggaatgggatggggatgggatgggattgGAAAGagacagggatgggatggggatgggcaGGGCTGGAatgaggtggggaggggaagaggcaggaatgggatggggatggggtggggaagagacagggatggggtggggaagggctggggatgggagggggCTGGaatggggtggggatgggatcGGAaaaggatggggatggggtgggggatgggaaaagaatgggatgggatggggaagagacaggaatgggatggggatgggaatgggatgggacagggaaAGGACTGGgttggggtggggaagggctggggctgggacttGCCTGGGACACGGCCGGCCACGGCTGCTCCCTgccgtggggaccccccccaagtccttctccccCAGACCCACCcccggaggggctgggggccagcGCCAGCTCCCTGGCCAGCGAGAGCCCCTACGCCACCATCAAGgagctgcccccccccgccgccaaGGCCCCCGAGGGCAGCTACGTGGAGATGAAATCCCCCGTGGGGCGGGAGATGTCCTACGCCGAGATCGGGCTCCTCGAGGAGCCTCCCCAGGAGGGTAcggcgggggggtcccccagccccggcgaGCCTGGCCGGGGGGGACATGGCTCTGGTGACGGGGGCTGCGTGGCCCTGGGGGGGAATGGCCTCGGTGACGGGGCTGCGTGGCCCTGGGGGGACACAGGCTCAGTGACGGGGGCTGCATGGCCCTGGGGGGACACATGGCCTCAGTGGTGAGGGCTGCATGGCCCTGGGGGGGACACATGGCTCTGGTGACGGGGGCTGCATGGCCCTGGGGGGAACATGGCCTTGGTGACGGGGGCTGCATGGCCCTGGGGGGACACAGGCTCAGTGACGGGGGCTGCATGGCCCTGGGGGGACATGGCCTCAGTGGTGAGGGCTGCATGGCCCTGGGGGGGACACATGGCTCTGGTGACAGGGGCTGCATGGCCCTGGGGGTGGAAATGGCCTCGGTGACGGGGGCTGCATGGCCCCAGGGGGACACAGGCTCAGTGATGGGGGCTGCATGGCCCTGGGGGGACACAGGCTCAGTGATGGGGGCTGCATGGCCCTGGGGGACACGGACAGATGCCTCTGGTGACAGGGGCTGCATGgccctgggggggacacaggctCAGTGACGGGGGCTGCATGGCCCTGGGGGGACATGGCCTCAGTGACGGGGCTGCATGACCCCAAGGGGGACACAGGCTCAGTGACGGGGCTGCATGGCCCCAAGGGGGACACGGCCCTGATGACGGGGCTGCATGGCCCGGGGGGACACGGACAGAGCCTCGGTGTCGGGGGCTGCATGGCCCTGGTTGGGGGGGGCACACATGGCCTTAGTGACAGGGACTGCATGGCCCGGGGGGGGACATGGCCCCTTGCAGCCTCCTCTTGTCCCTGCAGAGAGTTGCCCCGGGGGGGCCGAAGGCGtcacccccgcagccccccccagccatTACGACTCCCCCAAGAACAGCCACATCCCCAGCCACTACGACGTGCCGCCCGCCCGCCACTACCCGCCGTCCCCACCGCTGCGCAGGAAGGACCGCTGAGGGACCGCGGGGACGAGGGACCccccgggaggggaggggaccgAGGGGCCCTGCGGGGGACGGGGCACCCGGGGACTGTCCCTGTCCCCGAGCCCGGGGGGGGCACAGGCGGTGAATAAAGGGGTTGTCGGTGCGGTGTgagccagggctgcctgcgGCCGCGTCCCCGGGAGGGGGGGGTCTGCGCcggaggggggccgggggggtggcAGTGGTGGTCCCAGTAAGGACCCAGTAACGGCTCGGGTGTGACCCAGCGATGGGCCCAGCAAAGGCTCAGTGATGGGACAAGAAATGGACCGGTAACGGCCCAGTGGTGGCCTCAGTAAGGACCCGGTGATGGGCCCAGGGAAGGCCCAGCGCTGGTCCCAGTAAGGGCCCAGTTAcagcccagtgctcccagtgtcgCTGCCCGCTGCCGGCCTCTCCAGCCGCGGGTGGCCGTGGTGGAGGCCCCGCCCCTTTCCACACAGCCCCCGCCCCTTTCCACACCGCCCCGCCCCTTTCCACGCCCGCCCCGCCTCTTCCTTGCCACCCCGCCCGCTCCGGGCTGACTCCGCCCTTTCCGTGCCAGCCCCGCCCACCTAGCGCGGGCCCCGCCCCTTCCAGGCCGGCACCGCCCCCGCGCAGGCGCCGCAGCGCCCCGAAGCCCCGCCCCTCGCAGCGCGGCCGAGGCGTTgcccccgcggccgggcccaGGCCGAGGAGCGAGGTCGCAGCCGCCCTGGGCCCCCGCACCCCCATAggccccccccccggcctggggcccacccagggaccccccataGGGACCCCTATGAGTCCCCTTCcggccctgggaccccccgtACCCCCATGAGGCATCCTCCAGCCCGGGGACCCCCTCACCCGCATAGGGCCCCCAGGCCTGGGACACCCCCCCGGGAGGTCTCCATTGGgaccccccagggccccccagccctgggagcccCATCACCCACATGAGGACCCCCGtagggcccccccagccctgggaggcCCCAGAAAGACCCCCATAGGGACCCACATGGCACCCACCCAACCCTGGGACCCCCTCACCCCAGGGAGATGACCATAGAGCCCCCATGGGGCCCCTGACCACTGGGACACCCCTTTCCCCTTGCTGTGGGAACCCCACAGCAGAGAGACCCCTCATAGGGCCCCTTGTCCCTGGGACCCCCCTCACCCACATAGGGATCCCCATTGGGCCCCCAGTCCTGGGACCCCCATAaagccctgggacccccctcACCCGCAGGGAGACCTCGATAGGGACCCCCAAGGGACCCACCCAACCCTGGGTGTCCCCTCACCCCCTAAAGAGACCCCTGCAGAGACCCCCATAGGGCCCCTtgtccctgggacccccccccccatagggaccccataggacccccagccctgggaccccccctcACCCACACAGGGACCCCACTGGGACCCCCTGGCCCAGGGATGCAGGGGGTCTGGGTGTCAGGCAGGGCCAGTGGGTGCCGGGGGTCGCTGagcccccccggtgccccccccccagctgcaggccatgaggcggcggggggagcgggtGCCCAGGGAGAAGGcggtggtggaggaggagatgaAGAGTGCGGGGAGGAAGGCTGAGCAGGCCGCAGGTGAGCCCCcggccctggggcaggggtggggggggctgcgggggtccCTCTCAtgtcccccccctcccgcctgccctgcccgcagaGCAGTACCAGTGCACCGGCCTCCTGGAGCAGGACTTTCCCGAGCTCTGTGCCCGGGCTGGCATCGCCGGCGTCCCCAAAGTCACCCTGCGGCCGGCCCCGAGCTTCCCTGCGGAtggtgagcggggccgggggacaTCGGGGTgcaaggggatggggggggggagggggaagagccCCCCCGTGTGTCTGTGGGGTCCCTCCTGGGGGAGcgcagggctgctggcagcaccccccgccccaccctCGTCCCTGTCCCGCAGAGGAGCCGGCCGAGCCCACGCTGACGGAGGTCCTCGCCCGCATCGAGCGCAAGTACAGCTACTTCCAGCCCTGCATCCAGGTGGAGAGGGAGCGCGAGGATCCCCCGAGCGTCCGCGCCGTCTTCCTGCGAGGTGGGTcccccccagggtcccccctGGCACCCAGGGACGAGGAGCCTCTGGAAATCAGCCTGTGGGATCCCCCCCCGAGCCGTGTCTGCGCCTTACGGGCACTCTCAGGAGGGGAACGGCCACTTTTGGGGGGCTCTTCCCCCCTATCCCGTCACGCGGCCTTGACCTCCCCGTCTCCGGCAGGCTGGAAGGTCGAGGAGGACGTGCTGGGGGTCCTGAGCCAGTGCCTGCCCGCCCTGGCCGgcctgcaggcagtgcagtgagtgcgggcagggagggggggcacaggcagccccCCGAGATGCCGGTTgcgtcccctccccagcagcggGTCCCGATGTCGCTTTGTCCTCCCGCAGCTTCTGGAAGGTCGGGCTGACGGAGCGGCTGCTCCCGGCGCTGGCGGCGCTGCTGGCACGCTGCCCCTGCCTCCGGTACGCGGCCGGTTGAGGGGCGCTCCCTCGTTATCGCTAATTGAGGAACCGGGGGTGCCAGGGGAGGATCGTTAATGCCGCCCGGGGTGGGGGGTTTCCTCCGCAGGACGCTCAGCCTGGAGGGGAACCCCTTGCCCGAGCCCGCCTTCCACACGCTGATGGGGAGCGAGAGCGCGTGAGTCGGAGCCGGATCGAGCCGCGCTcgtccctctgccctgctctgccgggaCCCCCGACGTGTCCCCAGccgcgggcagcccctgcctgctgcgAGACCCCCTCGGTGCAGGCAGCAAAGCCCAGGCCTCCGCCGCCCGTCCCGCAGGCTGGCCCACCTCTCGCTGCGCAACAACAGCATCGGGGACGCGGACGCCCGGCTCATCGGGCAGAGCTTGAGCTCCTCCAACCGCAGCCTGGTCTCGCTCGTCCTCAGCTTCAACCGCATCTCGGACCTGGGAGCCGGCTACATCGCCCAGGTGGGCAGCGGGAGGGCTGcctgctgcgggcaggggaGGGCGCGGGGGGCAGCCGGGTGCCCAGCACCCCGCAACCCAGCACCCATCCCGTCCCTCGGTCCTGGTCCTCCAGGGCTTGCGCTTGAACCGCTCCCTGCTCTCCCTATCCCTGGCGAACAACGACATCGGCGACGCGGGGGCAGTCAGGCTCGCCGAGGTGGGTGCCCCTCACCTCCTCGGGAGTGGGGTGTGCGGCTGGGGACGGACCCTGCCCcgagcccggccccgctgcccgccagGTCCTGGGGCCGTTCGCGCTGATGCACGCCGAGGTGGTGGAGCGGAGGCGGCTGCTCTTGGCGGAGGCGCTGGGACAGTCCCGCACGGTGaggccccccccgccccccttccCATTTTGCGGTGGGC carries:
- the LRRC71 gene encoding leucine-rich repeat-containing protein 71 isoform X4 gives rise to the protein MRRRGERVPREKAVVEEEMKSAGRKAEQAAEQYQCTGLLEQDFPELCARAGIAGVPKVTLRPAPSFPADEEPAEPTLTEVLARIERKYSYFQPCIQVEREREDPPSVRAVFLRGWKVEEDVLGVLSQCLPALAGLQAVHFWKVGLTERLLPALAALLARCPCLRTLSLEGNPLPEPAFHTLMGSESALAHLSLRNNSIGDADARLIGQSLSSSNRSLVSLVLSFNRISDLGAGYIAQGLRLNRSLLSLSLANNDIGDAGAVRLAEVLGPFALMHAEVVERRRLLLAEALGQSRTTPKETEGQSERPYSLHSSTAPDKLPPAKHGKTPAKKKEPLRKEEARQPKKPAPEPRAARGGRDGKPSGQEKPSLETTASPSGASARSWQRWKGSSGRRSQRCRGSRGCCASPWR
- the LRRC71 gene encoding leucine-rich repeat-containing protein 71 isoform X1; this encodes MRRRGERVPREKAVVEEEMKSAGRKAEQAAEQYQCTGLLEQDFPELCARAGIAGVPKVTLRPAPSFPADEEPAEPTLTEVLARIERKYSYFQPCIQVEREREDPPSVRAVFLRGWKVEEDVLGVLSQCLPALAGLQAVHFWKVGLTERLLPALAALLARCPCLRTLSLEGNPLPEPAFHTLMGSESALAHLSLRNNSIGDADARLIGQSLSSSNRSLVSLVLSFNRISDLGAGYIAQGLRLNRSLLSLSLANNDIGDAGAVRLAEVLGPFALMHAEVVERRRLLLAEALGQSRTTPKETEGQSERPYSLHSSTAPDKLPPAKHGKTPAKKKEPLRKEEARQPKKPAPEPRAARGGRDGKPSGQEKPSLEGSPCVQAPDSAEPPHPLLEEARQHQGSVVLPGNRALLNLNLTHNRITERGLGAFLAALEGQQREKKPKVPGQQGLLCLSLEKNHVPPTSPAFVRLQELLLPQDPLPKAQGPEERQESGA
- the LRRC71 gene encoding leucine-rich repeat-containing protein 71 isoform X3; this translates as MRRRGERVPREKAVVEEEMKSAGRKAEQAAEQYQCTGLLEQDFPELCARAGIAGVPKVTLRPAPSFPADEEPAEPTLTEVLARIERKYSYFQPCIQVEREREDPPSVRAVFLRGWKVEEDVLGVLSQCLPALAGLQAVHFWKVGLTERLLPALAALLARCPCLRTLSLEGNPLPEPAFHTLMGSESALAHLSLRNNSIGDADARLIGQSLSSSNRSLVSLVLSFNRISDLGAGYIAQGLRLNRSLLSLSLANNDIGDAGAVRLAEVGAPHLLGSGVCGWGRTLPRARPRCPPGPGAVRADARRGGGAEAAALGGGAGTVPHDPKRDRGPERASLQPAQQHGPRQAAPGQARQNPRQEEGAAAEGGGQAAQETSAGAKSRPWWQRWETERPGEAEPGDNRITERGLGAFLAALEGQQREKKPKVPGQQGLLCLSLEKNHVPPTSPAFVRLQELLLPQDPLPKAQGPEERQESGA
- the LRRC71 gene encoding leucine-rich repeat-containing protein 71 isoform X2, with protein sequence MRRRGERVPREKAVVEEEMKSAGRKAEQAAEQYQCTGLLEQDFPELCARAGIAGVPKVTLRPAPSFPADEEPAEPTLTEVLARIERKYSYFQPCIQVEREREDPPSVRAVFLRGWKVEEDVLGVLSQCLPALAGLQAVHFWKVGLTERLLPALAALLARCPCLRTLSLEGNPLPEPAFHTLMGSESALAHLSLRNNSIGDADARLIGQSLSSSNRSLVSLVLSFNRISDLGAGYIAQGLRLNRSLLSLSLANNDIGDAGAVRLAEVLGPFALMHAEVVERRRLLLAEALGQSRTTPKETEGQSERPYSLHSSTAPDKLPPAKHGKTPAKKKEPLRKEEARQPKKPPEPRAARGGRDGKPSGQEKPSLEAPDSAEPPHPLLEEARQHQGSVVLPGNRALLNLNLTHNRITERGLGAFLAALEGQQREKKPKVPGQQGLLCLSLEKNHVPPTSPAFVRLQELLLPQDPLPKAQGPEERQESGA